Proteins from a genomic interval of Cupriavidus sp. WKF15:
- the flgF gene encoding flagellar basal-body rod protein FlgF yields the protein MDRMIYTALSGAKQILDQQAAVSNNLANVSTPAFRAQINMYRAVPVVGQESPTRAFTLTSTPGADMRAGPLTYTGRPLDVALQGNGWLAVQARDGSEAYTRAGSLQVAQDGQVQTSNGLPVMGDGGPLSVPPGSQVTIGSDGTITARGPGEASAGLAQVGKLRVVNPPADSIARGDDGLFRLRPGAQPLEADPTVRVVSGALEGSNVNPTEAMVDMIANARRFEMQMKMITGADTNDQRANQLLSTN from the coding sequence ATGGACCGCATGATCTACACCGCCCTGTCGGGCGCCAAGCAGATTCTCGACCAGCAAGCCGCCGTGTCGAACAATCTGGCCAACGTCTCGACGCCGGCATTCCGCGCGCAGATCAATATGTACCGCGCAGTGCCGGTTGTTGGGCAGGAATCGCCCACGCGCGCCTTCACGCTGACGTCGACGCCCGGCGCCGACATGCGCGCGGGGCCGCTGACCTATACCGGGCGCCCGCTGGATGTCGCCCTGCAGGGCAACGGCTGGCTGGCGGTACAGGCGCGCGACGGCAGCGAAGCCTATACCCGCGCGGGCTCGCTGCAGGTCGCGCAGGACGGGCAGGTGCAGACCAGCAACGGCCTGCCGGTCATGGGCGACGGCGGCCCGCTGTCGGTGCCGCCGGGTTCCCAGGTCACCATCGGCAGCGACGGCACCATCACCGCGCGTGGCCCGGGCGAGGCCTCCGCGGGCCTGGCGCAAGTCGGCAAGCTGCGTGTGGTGAATCCGCCGGCGGACTCGATCGCGCGCGGCGATGACGGCTTGTTCCGCCTGCGGCCGGGCGCGCAGCCGCTGGAGGCCGATCCGACCGTGCGCGTGGTATCGGGCGCGCTGGAAGGCAGCAACGTCAATCCGACCGAAGCCATGGTCGACATGATCGCCAATGCCCGCCGCTTCGAGATGCAGATGAAGATGATCACCGGCGCCGACACCAACGACCAGCGCGCCAACCAGTTGCTCTCGACCAACTGA
- a CDS encoding flagellar protein FlgN produces the protein MSQPLIQSLQKETEAVTAFGQLLTEEREALKSGDFQSLSGLLTRKVELGQALSRQVAAREAQMGALGLRPGPQGQLLGRHIDPAVGDAWRKLIFAARGARDSNQLNGAIVSAHLDHTREAINVLRQHSGGDSGLYGKNGKAAAGVGGVSLASG, from the coding sequence ATGAGCCAGCCCCTGATCCAGAGCCTGCAGAAAGAAACCGAAGCCGTCACGGCGTTCGGCCAACTGCTCACTGAAGAGCGCGAAGCCCTCAAGAGCGGTGATTTCCAGTCCCTGAGCGGGCTGCTCACACGCAAGGTGGAGTTGGGTCAGGCACTCTCGCGCCAGGTTGCCGCGCGCGAAGCCCAGATGGGCGCGCTCGGACTGCGCCCCGGCCCGCAGGGCCAGTTGCTCGGCCGCCATATCGACCCGGCAGTTGGCGATGCCTGGCGCAAGCTGATCTTCGCCGCGCGCGGCGCGCGCGACAGCAACCAGCTCAATGGCGCGATTGTTTCCGCGCATCTGGACCACACGCGCGAAGCGATCAACGTGCTGCGCCAGCATAGCGGCGGCGATTCGGGGCTGTACGGCAAGAATGGCAAGGCAGCCGCCGGCGTCGGCGGCGTTAGCCTGGCCAGCGGCTGA
- the flgC gene encoding flagellar basal body rod protein FlgC, giving the protein MPAMNIFDVAGSAMAAQSQRMNVTASNLANADSVVSPDGQAYRAKQVIFGMAPTPGQSDVGGVQVRGVMEDPSPPRMVHNPTHPMANADGYVVMPNVNPVEEMVNMISASRSYQANVEVLNSAKNMMLKTLTIGQ; this is encoded by the coding sequence ATGCCAGCAATGAACATCTTCGACGTCGCGGGTTCGGCCATGGCTGCGCAGTCGCAGCGCATGAACGTGACCGCGTCCAACCTGGCCAACGCCGACAGCGTGGTCAGCCCGGACGGCCAGGCCTACCGTGCCAAGCAGGTCATTTTCGGCATGGCGCCCACGCCGGGCCAGAGCGACGTGGGCGGCGTACAGGTGCGAGGCGTGATGGAAGACCCGTCTCCGCCGCGCATGGTGCACAACCCCACGCACCCAATGGCCAACGCCGACGGCTACGTGGTCATGCCCAATGTCAACCCGGTGGAGGAGATGGTCAACATGATCTCGGCCTCGCGTTCCTACCAGGCGAACGTAGAGGTGCTGAACAGCGCCAAGAACATGATGCTCAAGACGCTGACCATCGGCCAGTAA
- the flgJ gene encoding flagellar assembly peptidoglycan hydrolase FlgJ codes for MDSGISAQADLSQRFALDTQGFEALKQSARNGSDTTTLRAAAKQFEAVFTQMVLKSMRDATPQDGVFDSEQGKLYMSMLDQQLAQQMSSRGIGLAEVMVRQLARATGAQVPQGMIGANAAPGATGTAAADAEMAQLLDSRGAGAAAADGDVPAIGTVVPGTSWNPMAGLRQYRSQGDDGQGQGQGESGIGPLPDDAPAHVTAFVARMSGPAEAASRASGVPARLIVGQAALESGWGRREIAHPDGSTTFNVFGIKAGANWKGRVAEVTTTEYVDGQPQKVRARFRAYGSYEEACADYARLLTNNPRYSAVVSAGSADEAAHGLQRAGYATDPAYGQKLVQIMKKVSA; via the coding sequence ATGGACAGCGGCATCTCCGCGCAGGCGGACCTTTCGCAGCGCTTCGCGCTCGACACGCAGGGTTTCGAGGCGCTCAAGCAGAGCGCGCGCAATGGCTCCGACACGACTACGCTGCGCGCGGCAGCCAAGCAGTTCGAAGCGGTGTTCACGCAGATGGTGCTCAAGAGCATGCGCGACGCCACGCCGCAGGACGGCGTGTTCGACAGCGAACAGGGCAAGCTCTACATGTCGATGCTGGACCAGCAGCTGGCGCAACAAATGTCCTCGCGCGGCATTGGGCTGGCTGAGGTGATGGTCCGGCAACTGGCGCGAGCCACCGGCGCGCAGGTTCCGCAGGGCATGATCGGTGCCAACGCGGCACCGGGTGCAACGGGCACTGCCGCGGCCGACGCCGAGATGGCGCAACTGCTGGACAGCCGCGGCGCAGGCGCCGCCGCAGCGGATGGCGATGTGCCCGCGATTGGCACCGTGGTGCCGGGCACGAGCTGGAATCCCATGGCCGGCCTGCGTCAGTACCGCTCGCAAGGTGATGACGGACAGGGCCAGGGGCAGGGCGAAAGCGGCATCGGGCCCTTGCCTGACGATGCGCCGGCCCACGTCACCGCCTTCGTCGCGCGCATGTCGGGCCCCGCCGAAGCGGCATCGCGCGCCAGTGGCGTGCCGGCGCGGCTGATCGTAGGCCAGGCTGCACTGGAATCCGGCTGGGGCCGGCGCGAGATCGCGCACCCGGACGGCAGCACGACGTTCAACGTCTTTGGCATCAAGGCCGGGGCGAACTGGAAGGGCCGCGTGGCCGAAGTCACGACCACCGAGTATGTCGACGGCCAGCCGCAGAAGGTGCGTGCGCGCTTCCGCGCCTATGGCTCGTACGAAGAAGCCTGCGCCGACTACGCGCGCTTGCTGACCAACAATCCGCGTTACTCGGCGGTGGTGTCGGCAGGCTCGGCCGATGAAGCGGCCCATGGCCTGCAGCGTGCGGGCTACGCCACCGATCCGGCTTACGGGCAAAAGCTCGTGCAGATCATGAAGAAGGTGTCGGCATAA
- the flgB gene encoding flagellar basal body rod protein FlgB codes for MIDRLDAAFRFQQEALSLRTQRQSVIASNIAHADTPGYKARDFDFSSTLAQTMERGHRPEGVSLSTTSVRHLPAQAPTRDDADLAYRIPLQSSVDGNTVEMDTERVAFADNSVHFESNLTVVSSKIKTMLAAIQQ; via the coding sequence ATGATTGACAGACTCGACGCGGCATTTCGCTTCCAGCAGGAAGCGCTGAGCCTGCGGACCCAGCGGCAGTCGGTGATTGCCTCCAACATCGCGCATGCCGATACCCCCGGCTACAAGGCTCGCGATTTCGACTTTTCGAGCACGCTGGCGCAGACCATGGAGCGCGGCCACCGTCCTGAAGGCGTGTCGTTGTCGACCACGTCGGTGCGCCACTTGCCGGCGCAGGCCCCCACCCGCGACGACGCCGATCTGGCCTACCGTATTCCGCTGCAGTCGAGCGTCGACGGCAACACCGTCGAAATGGATACCGAGCGTGTCGCCTTCGCCGACAACTCCGTGCACTTCGAGTCGAACCTGACCGTGGTGAGTTCCAAGATCAAGACCATGCTGGCCGCAATCCAGCAGTAA
- a CDS encoding NAD(P)/FAD-dependent oxidoreductase, whose product MESQVADVLIIGAGPAGSVAAGLLRRQGIGVLVLEKETFPRFSIGESLLPQSMEYIEAAGMLQAVVEAGFQYKNGAAFARGDRYVDFDFRDKFSPGWGTTYQVQRADFDHVLIREAQKQGAEVRFRHQVTDVDVSGAQPVVTARDPDGNSYRVTSRFLLDASGFGRILPRLLQLESPSGFPVRSAIFTHVEDRVMPGTFDRNKIRVGIHPRHVDVWYWTIPFSNGRCSLGVVAEKAFLDGYAGSDTERLQALVNEDPALAGLLANAVWDTPARHIAGYAANVKSLWGKGYALLGNAGEFLDPVFSSGVTIAFKSASLAAGCIAREFAGETVDWEAEYARILKSGVDCFRTFVDAWYAGSFQKLVFHPNATPEVRRMISSVLAGYAWDRSNPFVRDPQRGLGVLGQYCDD is encoded by the coding sequence ATGGAAAGTCAAGTTGCCGACGTGCTGATCATCGGCGCCGGACCCGCGGGCTCCGTGGCGGCCGGGCTGCTGCGTCGCCAGGGTATTGGCGTGCTGGTGCTGGAGAAGGAAACCTTCCCGCGGTTTTCCATCGGCGAGAGCCTGCTGCCGCAGAGCATGGAATACATTGAGGCGGCCGGCATGCTGCAGGCCGTAGTGGAAGCCGGCTTCCAGTACAAGAACGGTGCCGCGTTCGCGCGCGGCGATCGTTATGTCGATTTCGATTTTCGCGACAAGTTTTCGCCCGGCTGGGGCACCACCTACCAGGTACAGAGGGCCGACTTCGACCACGTGCTGATCCGGGAAGCGCAGAAGCAGGGCGCCGAAGTCCGCTTCCGGCACCAGGTGACCGATGTGGATGTGTCGGGCGCGCAGCCGGTGGTGACCGCGCGCGATCCCGACGGCAACAGCTATCGCGTCACCAGCCGTTTCCTGCTGGATGCCTCGGGGTTCGGCCGTATCCTGCCACGGCTGCTGCAGCTTGAATCGCCGTCGGGCTTTCCGGTGCGCAGCGCCATCTTCACGCATGTCGAAGACCGCGTGATGCCAGGCACGTTCGACCGCAACAAGATCCGCGTCGGCATTCATCCGCGGCATGTCGACGTCTGGTACTGGACCATTCCGTTTTCGAACGGCCGCTGTTCGTTGGGCGTGGTTGCGGAGAAGGCTTTCCTCGACGGCTATGCAGGCAGTGACACGGAACGCCTGCAGGCGCTGGTGAACGAGGATCCGGCCCTGGCGGGCCTGCTGGCCAATGCGGTCTGGGATACGCCTGCGCGCCATATCGCGGGCTACGCGGCGAACGTGAAATCGTTGTGGGGCAAGGGCTATGCACTGCTCGGCAATGCGGGTGAATTCCTGGATCCGGTCTTTTCCTCGGGCGTGACCATTGCATTCAAGTCCGCAAGCCTGGCAGCCGGATGCATCGCACGCGAGTTCGCCGGAGAGACCGTGGACTGGGAGGCTGAATATGCGCGGATACTGAAGTCAGGCGTCGATTGCTTCCGTACGTTTGTCGATGCCTGGTACGCCGGGAGTTTCCAGAAGCTCGTCTTTCATCCCAATGCGACGCCCGAGGTGCGCCGCATGATCTCATCCGTGCTGGCCGGTTATGCGTGGGATCGCTCGAATCCGTTCGTCAGGGACCCGCAGCGAGGGCTCGGCGTGCTCGGGCAGTACTGCGACGACTGA
- the flgA gene encoding flagellar basal body P-ring formation chaperone FlgA — MKKIDRAAIRPALALLAGGVLSAMAGAPMAAPAQANPVAAQATNPFPEDPVRASVEQFLLRQTAGLPGKASVQVQPPSGGRAPECVSPDPFLPPGTSPWGRVSVGVRCGGERPWIRYMQARVSVLSDYYVAVRALGPGEPVTPADLEVRQGDLSTLPRAVITDPAQVVGAVTANRIAAGSPMRSDLLKKSIAVKSGQTVTVAVEGDAFQITSEGKVLADAAIGNSVQIRLRNGQVVSGLVRSGDTVVLQ; from the coding sequence ATGAAGAAAATCGATCGCGCCGCCATCAGGCCGGCGCTGGCCCTGCTGGCAGGAGGCGTCCTGTCGGCCATGGCCGGCGCGCCCATGGCCGCGCCGGCACAGGCCAACCCGGTCGCCGCACAAGCGACCAATCCATTCCCGGAAGACCCGGTGCGCGCATCGGTCGAGCAGTTCCTGCTGCGCCAGACTGCCGGCCTGCCAGGCAAGGCCAGCGTCCAGGTACAGCCGCCGTCAGGCGGTCGCGCGCCGGAGTGCGTATCGCCCGACCCGTTCCTGCCGCCGGGCACTTCGCCGTGGGGCCGCGTCTCGGTAGGCGTGCGCTGCGGTGGTGAGCGGCCGTGGATTCGCTATATGCAGGCACGCGTGTCGGTGTTGTCCGACTACTACGTCGCCGTGCGCGCGCTAGGCCCCGGCGAGCCGGTGACGCCGGCGGACCTGGAAGTGCGCCAGGGCGACCTGTCCACGCTGCCCCGGGCTGTGATCACCGATCCGGCCCAGGTCGTCGGCGCCGTGACCGCCAACCGCATCGCGGCGGGCTCGCCGATGCGCAGCGACCTGCTGAAGAAGTCGATTGCCGTGAAGTCGGGGCAGACGGTCACCGTCGCAGTGGAGGGCGACGCCTTCCAGATCACCAGTGAAGGCAAGGTACTGGCCGATGCGGCCATTGGCAATTCGGTGCAGATCCGCCTGCGCAATGGGCAAGTCGTGAGCGGCCTGGTGCGCAGCGGCGACACCGTCGTCCTGCAGTGA
- the flgE gene encoding flagellar hook protein FlgE, whose translation MGFGQGVSGLNAAASNLDVIGNNIANANTVGYKQSSAQFADVYAGTKIGLGTRVNSVVQSFNQGNIEATGRSLDVAITSGSGFFRLTNSDGSVYYSRNGQFQRQDDGRLTNMQGLQVTGYPAGVTPGGGVQPQPLVISNAQMNPRATSTITSQFQLDSRLSPPTNAFATTPANPAATPPTAAVMPTSDMFNYSTAMNVYDSLGNKQQVTAYFAKVANGAVTNPGPPPVTAPAVAGGTDWQMYMVDTSGNVLSGSPVTLSFDSAGALKSPAAGATSITMPAGTGATTGLQAKIDFTGTTQYGSDNDVKQLSQNGYTSGSLLGYSVNADGSITGNYSNEQTQSLGTIALAAFGNVEGLKPEGDNVWSATNASGQALLGVAGGSLGTLRSNAVEASNVDLSGQLVNLIVAQRNYQANAQTIKAQDTIMQTLVNL comes from the coding sequence ATGGGTTTCGGTCAAGGTGTAAGCGGCCTTAACGCCGCCGCATCCAATCTGGACGTGATTGGCAACAATATCGCCAACGCCAACACGGTCGGCTACAAGCAGTCCTCCGCGCAGTTCGCAGACGTCTACGCCGGTACCAAGATCGGCCTGGGCACGCGCGTGAACTCGGTGGTGCAGTCGTTCAACCAGGGCAATATCGAGGCCACGGGCCGCTCGCTCGACGTGGCTATCACCAGCGGCAGCGGCTTCTTCCGCCTGACCAACTCGGACGGCTCGGTCTACTACTCGCGCAATGGCCAGTTCCAGCGCCAGGACGACGGCCGCCTGACCAATATGCAGGGCCTGCAGGTCACCGGCTACCCGGCGGGCGTGACCCCGGGCGGCGGCGTGCAGCCGCAGCCCCTGGTGATCAGCAATGCGCAGATGAACCCGCGCGCCACTTCGACCATTACCTCGCAGTTCCAGCTGGACTCGCGTCTTTCGCCGCCGACAAACGCGTTCGCGACGACGCCCGCCAACCCCGCCGCGACGCCTCCGACAGCAGCGGTGATGCCGACCAGCGACATGTTCAACTACAGCACGGCAATGAACGTCTACGACTCGCTGGGGAACAAGCAGCAGGTAACAGCGTATTTTGCCAAGGTCGCGAACGGCGCCGTCACTAATCCGGGACCTCCTCCTGTGACTGCGCCGGCTGTAGCCGGTGGCACTGACTGGCAGATGTACATGGTCGACACGAGCGGCAATGTCTTGAGCGGCTCGCCGGTCACGCTGTCGTTTGACAGCGCGGGGGCCCTGAAGTCACCCGCTGCCGGCGCAACCAGCATCACCATGCCGGCAGGAACCGGCGCCACGACGGGGCTGCAGGCCAAGATCGATTTCACGGGCACTACGCAATATGGCTCCGACAATGACGTCAAGCAGCTGAGCCAGAATGGCTACACCTCGGGCAGCCTGCTGGGCTACTCGGTGAACGCCGACGGCAGCATTACCGGCAACTACTCGAACGAGCAGACCCAGTCGCTGGGCACCATCGCACTGGCCGCCTTCGGCAACGTGGAAGGCCTCAAGCCCGAGGGGGACAACGTGTGGTCGGCCACCAACGCATCGGGCCAGGCCCTGCTGGGCGTTGCGGGCGGCAGCCTGGGCACGCTGCGCTCCAATGCCGTGGAAGCTTCCAACGTCGACCTGTCGGGACAGCTGGTCAACCTGATCGTCGCGCAGCGCAACTACCAGGCCAACGCGCAGACCATCAAGGCGCAGGACACGATCATGCAGACGCTGGTCAATCTATAA
- the flgG gene encoding flagellar basal-body rod protein FlgG has translation MIRSLWIAKTGLDAQQTQMDVISNNLANVSTTGFKRGRAVFEDLMYQNIRQPGALSSDQTTLPSGLQLGTGVRPVATERIHTQGNPQQTGNAKDVAIIGQGFFQVAMPDGTTAYTRDGSFQVDQNGQMVTASGFVIQPAITIPANATSMTIGRDGTVSVTQPGSSNNVQVGQLQLATFMNPAGLESMGENLYVQTDASGAPNTTVPGLNGSGTLQQNYVEASNVNVVEELVSMIQTQRAYEINSKAVQTSDQMLQRLTQMG, from the coding sequence ATGATCCGCTCTCTCTGGATTGCCAAGACCGGCCTCGATGCGCAGCAGACGCAGATGGACGTGATCTCGAACAACCTCGCCAACGTCTCCACCACCGGCTTCAAGCGCGGGCGCGCGGTGTTCGAGGACCTGATGTACCAGAACATCCGCCAGCCCGGCGCCCTTTCATCGGATCAGACCACGCTGCCTTCTGGCCTGCAGCTGGGCACGGGCGTGCGCCCGGTCGCGACGGAACGCATCCACACCCAGGGCAATCCGCAGCAAACCGGCAATGCGAAGGACGTGGCCATCATCGGCCAGGGCTTCTTCCAGGTGGCGATGCCTGACGGTACCACGGCCTACACCCGCGACGGCTCGTTCCAGGTGGACCAGAACGGCCAGATGGTGACAGCCAGCGGCTTCGTGATCCAGCCGGCCATCACGATTCCGGCCAATGCCACGTCAATGACCATTGGTCGCGACGGTACAGTGTCCGTGACCCAGCCGGGCTCGAGCAACAACGTACAGGTTGGCCAGCTCCAGCTCGCGACCTTCATGAACCCCGCGGGTCTGGAAAGCATGGGCGAGAACCTGTATGTGCAGACCGATGCCTCCGGTGCGCCGAACACCACCGTGCCAGGCCTGAACGGCTCGGGCACGCTGCAGCAGAACTACGTGGAAGCTTCCAACGTCAATGTCGTGGAAGAGCTGGTCAGCATGATCCAGACCCAGCGCGCCTACGAGATCAACAGCAAGGCCGTGCAGACATCCGACCAGATGCTGCAGCGCCTGACGCAGATGGGCTGA
- the flgM gene encoding flagellar biosynthesis anti-sigma factor FlgM has translation MKINHSTSSRPADAPAADSTVRPQAGQSAPVATSSGVSVSPLAAQVREIGSRLANETDDDIDTAKVEEIRQAIAEGRIRIDPGKIADGLLATLRELGQGDVH, from the coding sequence GTGAAGATCAACCACTCCACCTCGTCCAGGCCGGCCGACGCCCCGGCTGCGGACAGCACTGTGCGGCCGCAGGCCGGACAGAGTGCTCCCGTCGCCACCTCGAGCGGCGTGAGCGTGAGCCCGCTGGCCGCGCAGGTCCGTGAAATCGGCAGCCGCCTGGCCAACGAAACCGATGACGACATCGATACCGCCAAGGTCGAAGAGATCCGCCAGGCCATCGCCGAAGGCCGGATCAGGATCGACCCGGGCAAGATCGCCGATGGCCTGCTCGCCACCTTGCGCGAACTGGGCCAGGGCGACGTCCACTGA
- the flgH gene encoding flagellar basal body L-ring protein FlgH, with product MANMLSRLGARVLYCLAGLALLASGGCALMPREPLVQLPTTARAEPRPMGPATGSIFASSYAGNPLFEDRRPRNVGDILTIVITENVNATKNSGSNASRTGSTSLAFDAVPKALAGLFSSSSNASINGANALKASGGASAANTFNGTITVTVLEVLPNGNLVVSGEKQLAINQGAEFIRFSGVVNPRTITGDNGVLSTQVADARIEYTAKGYIDEAQNMGWLQRFFLNVSPF from the coding sequence ATGGCCAACATGCTTTCCCGCCTGGGCGCGCGCGTTCTGTATTGCCTGGCCGGCCTGGCATTGCTGGCCAGCGGCGGCTGCGCGCTGATGCCGCGCGAGCCGCTCGTGCAGTTGCCGACCACCGCGCGCGCCGAACCGCGCCCGATGGGTCCGGCAACCGGATCGATCTTCGCGTCCTCTTATGCCGGCAACCCGCTGTTCGAGGACCGCAGGCCGCGCAATGTGGGCGATATCCTGACGATCGTCATCACCGAGAACGTCAACGCCACCAAGAATTCGGGCAGCAATGCGAGCCGCACCGGCAGTACCTCGCTGGCATTCGACGCCGTGCCCAAGGCGCTGGCCGGCTTGTTCAGCAGCAGCTCGAACGCGAGCATCAATGGTGCCAACGCGCTGAAGGCCAGCGGCGGCGCCAGCGCGGCCAACACCTTCAACGGCACCATCACCGTGACCGTGCTGGAGGTGCTGCCCAACGGCAATCTGGTGGTGTCCGGCGAAAAGCAGCTCGCCATCAACCAGGGCGCGGAATTCATTCGCTTCTCGGGCGTGGTCAACCCACGCACCATCACCGGCGACAACGGTGTGCTGTCTACCCAGGTGGCCGATGCCCGCATCGAGTACACCGCCAAGGGTTACATCGACGAAGCACAGAACATGGGCTGGCTGCAGCGCTTCTTCCTCAATGTCTCTCCGTTCTGA
- a CDS encoding flagellar basal body P-ring protein FlgI, whose amino-acid sequence MSLRSDPSMSAPMLARFLSSLLKASVTALAVVVAFGFAANFARAERLKNLATFQGVRDNPLVGYGLVVGLDNTGDQTMQTPFTTQSLTNMLSQLGITLPAGKNMQLKNVAAVMVTATLPAFAQPGSQLDIVVSSMGNAKSLRGGTLLMTPLKGADGQVYAIAQGNMLVGGAGASANGSKVQVNQLAVGRIANGAIVERAVAAFQPDGGIINLELKDTDFGTAERVVEAINRSMGGGVAAALDGRVVQVRAPASPAARVGFLARIESIDVTPAKAAAKVILNARTGSIVMNQAVTVEDCAVAHGNLSVVINTQPVISQPAPFSNGQTVVAPVSQIDMKQQGGSLQIVKAGASLAAVVKGLNALGATPADLQTILEAMRAAGALRAELEII is encoded by the coding sequence ATGTCTCTCCGTTCTGATCCGTCCATGTCCGCTCCGATGCTTGCCCGTTTCCTGTCGAGCCTGCTCAAGGCCAGCGTCACTGCGCTGGCCGTGGTGGTGGCGTTCGGCTTTGCCGCCAACTTTGCCCGTGCGGAACGCCTGAAGAACCTGGCGACGTTCCAGGGCGTGCGCGACAACCCGCTGGTGGGCTACGGCCTGGTGGTCGGCCTGGACAATACCGGCGACCAGACCATGCAGACGCCGTTCACCACGCAGAGCCTGACCAACATGCTCTCGCAGCTCGGCATCACGCTGCCGGCCGGCAAGAACATGCAGCTCAAGAACGTGGCGGCGGTCATGGTGACGGCCACGCTGCCGGCCTTTGCCCAGCCGGGCAGCCAGCTCGACATCGTGGTGTCGTCAATGGGCAATGCCAAGAGCCTGCGCGGCGGTACGTTGCTGATGACGCCGCTCAAGGGCGCGGACGGGCAGGTCTATGCCATTGCGCAGGGCAATATGCTGGTCGGTGGCGCCGGTGCGTCGGCCAACGGCAGCAAGGTGCAGGTCAACCAGCTGGCGGTCGGCCGCATCGCCAATGGCGCGATTGTCGAGCGTGCCGTCGCGGCATTCCAGCCAGACGGCGGCATCATCAACCTCGAACTCAAGGACACGGATTTCGGCACGGCCGAGCGCGTGGTGGAGGCCATCAACCGCTCCATGGGCGGCGGCGTCGCCGCCGCGCTGGACGGGCGAGTGGTGCAGGTGCGCGCACCGGCGTCGCCCGCGGCGCGCGTGGGCTTCCTGGCCCGCATCGAGAGCATCGACGTCACCCCGGCCAAGGCCGCGGCCAAGGTCATCCTGAACGCCCGCACCGGTTCCATCGTGATGAACCAGGCCGTGACCGTGGAAGACTGCGCCGTGGCCCATGGCAATCTCTCGGTGGTGATCAACACCCAGCCGGTCATCAGCCAGCCCGCGCCGTTCAGTAACGGCCAGACCGTGGTGGCACCGGTGTCGCAGATCGACATGAAACAGCAGGGAGGATCGCTGCAGATCGTGAAGGCCGGTGCTTCGCTGGCGGCCGTGGTCAAGGGCCTGAACGCGCTGGGCGCGACGCCCGCGGATCTGCAGACCATCCTGGAGGCGATGCGCGCCGCCGGAGCGCTGCGCGCCGAGCTGGAGATCATCTGA
- a CDS encoding flagellar hook assembly protein FlgD, translating into MTTTSSVNGTSSTSSINSTLQSGSSSAADLQNNFLTMLVTQMNNQDPLNPMDNSQLTSQLAQISTVSSMQTMNATLNQLLSQVSASRAMDSAALIGRTVMVPGSHVSVKDGVTGQIGVDLPSTADSVTVSVLDQGGNVVRTIDMKGQVAGVHDITWDGKNDAGALVADGDYTFKVSATANGSSVQPVALVYGKVQSISGDSSGVLVDVGNGQTAGVNDVRRIL; encoded by the coding sequence ATGACTACTACCTCTTCGGTCAACGGCACCAGCAGCACCTCGAGCATCAACAGCACGCTCCAGAGCGGCAGCTCCAGCGCGGCGGATCTGCAGAACAACTTCCTCACGATGCTCGTGACGCAGATGAACAACCAGGATCCGCTCAATCCGATGGACAACTCGCAGCTGACCTCGCAGCTGGCGCAGATCTCCACCGTGAGCAGCATGCAGACCATGAACGCGACGCTGAACCAGCTGCTGAGCCAGGTCAGCGCCAGCCGCGCCATGGATTCCGCGGCCCTGATCGGCCGCACGGTGATGGTGCCTGGTTCGCACGTGTCGGTGAAGGACGGCGTAACGGGCCAGATTGGTGTCGACCTGCCTTCCACCGCCGACTCCGTCACGGTCAGCGTGCTGGACCAGGGCGGCAATGTGGTGCGCACCATCGACATGAAGGGGCAGGTTGCCGGTGTGCACGACATCACCTGGGACGGCAAGAACGATGCAGGCGCGCTGGTGGCCGACGGCGACTACACCTTCAAGGTCAGCGCCACGGCCAACGGCAGCTCGGTGCAGCCAGTTGCTCTGGTCTACGGCAAGGTCCAGAGCATCAGCGGCGATTCGTCCGGCGTGCTGGTCGACGTCGGCAATGGCCAGACCGCGGGCGTGAACGACGTCCGCCGCATTCTCTGA